The Scytonema hofmannii PCC 7110 genome has a segment encoding these proteins:
- a CDS encoding ParM/StbA family protein, which yields MSKTKEKPDLNKIVITIDMGGSKTKAIAQEYPEGNPVVLLFDSEVADVSRASIESVEPEGNPSSRAWVGISGEYYALGELARHRFGGISQLKELKYELAVPKICGAIWLAKEKLSLSNDVAVYLSILLPPGEVQDSEQLQVRLKNAFRGFDTPAGKMRVKMLRCDVASEGSGIFLYRKKVLGENMPTSMYVMLGYRNASIFTVRGGVPSTGITSNFGMSWLVNNFTSKVSGLSPDSPNIVEVLVEAGASCDGQSPTGGDRLVLQKLSRKRKREEIQLDGELMSKALLLARDEYWRAIVRWLRSKMDEDIEELVFCGGTADYIRSEIDSYFREEGMKVSWHADIYIPDEISTGMGNRMADVYALYQHMIVQFDKLTGYERSNSLLATKAIQTQSTTASLSGGTKQQYGFEFPSPPPQFIAVNEKV from the coding sequence CCAGATTTAAACAAGATAGTCATCACGATAGATATGGGTGGAAGTAAAACCAAGGCGATCGCGCAGGAGTATCCTGAAGGGAATCCTGTGGTCTTACTTTTTGACTCAGAAGTAGCGGATGTCTCTAGGGCTTCGATTGAAAGTGTTGAACCAGAAGGTAACCCCTCTTCTCGTGCTTGGGTAGGAATAAGCGGTGAGTATTATGCTTTAGGAGAACTCGCCCGCCATCGGTTTGGGGGTATATCGCAACTCAAAGAACTTAAATACGAGCTAGCAGTCCCCAAGATATGTGGTGCAATCTGGCTGGCGAAGGAAAAACTGAGCCTAAGTAACGATGTTGCAGTTTACTTGAGCATCCTGCTACCGCCTGGGGAGGTGCAAGACTCCGAACAATTACAAGTTCGTTTGAAAAATGCGTTTCGGGGGTTTGATACGCCAGCAGGTAAAATGCGAGTGAAAATGCTGCGTTGTGATGTAGCTTCTGAAGGGAGTGGAATATTTCTTTACCGCAAAAAGGTGCTAGGCGAGAATATGCCTACTTCAATGTACGTAATGCTTGGTTATCGCAACGCGAGTATTTTTACTGTTCGAGGTGGCGTTCCAAGTACGGGAATAACCAGTAATTTTGGGATGTCTTGGCTGGTAAACAATTTCACTTCTAAGGTATCGGGATTAAGCCCTGATAGTCCTAATATTGTCGAAGTGTTGGTAGAAGCTGGGGCGAGTTGCGATGGGCAAAGTCCTACTGGAGGCGATCGCCTAGTGCTTCAAAAACTCTCACGCAAGCGTAAACGCGAGGAGATTCAACTTGATGGCGAGTTGATGTCCAAGGCTTTATTGCTTGCTAGAGATGAGTATTGGCGTGCGATTGTGAGGTGGTTGCGCTCAAAAATGGATGAGGATATTGAAGAACTAGTCTTTTGCGGTGGAACTGCCGATTATATTCGTTCAGAGATAGACAGTTACTTCCGAGAAGAAGGGATGAAAGTATCTTGGCACGCTGATATCTATATACCTGATGAAATCTCTACTGGTATGGGTAATCGAATGGCTGATGTCTACGCGCTGTACCAGCATATGATTGTTCAGTTTGATAAGCTAACTGGTTACGAACGTTCCAACTCATTATTAGCTACTAAAGCAATTCAAACTCAATCAACTACAGCTAGTTTGTCTGGGGGAACGAAACAACAGTACGGTTTTGAGTTTCCCAGTCCTCCCCCCCAATTTATAGCTGTCAACGAGAAAGTATAA